TCCACATATCCGGTTTTCTGTTCCACATCCAGATGCCGGGACACCCGGGTCATGGTGCCGGTGTGGAAATGGGCGAACATCCGTCCTGTTGTCAGCAAAAAGGGGTATTCTTCACAGGCCAGTTCCGCGGGATCCTTGTATTCAATCGCATGAAACTTTCCTTTGCCCCGGGCAAAGGTTTCCTTGTGCAGATACGGGGTGCCGGGATGATCTTTGCTTGGACAGGGCCATTGCAACCCGTTGATGCCTAAGCGCTCATAGGTCATGCCGCCGTAGCTTTTTTCTGTGAGTCCCGTGATTTCATCAAAGATTTCTTCTGCCGAATCATAATCCATGGCATATCCCATGGCCGAAGACAACCGTGAAATGATTTGCCAGTCCGGCAGCGTGTTGCCGACGGGGTCCTGGGCTTTTCGGGCCCGCATACAGCGGCGTTCCGTGTTGGTAAAGGTGCCGTCCCGTTCGCCTAAGGCGGCCGAGGCAAAGATCACATCCGCTGACTGGGCCGTCTCGGACAGGAAAATATCCTGCACCAGGAGAAATTCCAGTTTTTTCAGGGCATGATTCAGATGGTTCCAGTCCGGGTCGCTGAGTTTGGGATTTTCGCCGATGATATACATGGCCTTGATTTTTTTCTGATCAATGGCCTCGATCATATCCGTGATGGTCAGGCCCGGGGTGCTGGACAGTTCCACGCCCCAGGCATCGGAGAATTTTTTATTGACACCCGGATCAGATACGGGCTGATACCCCGTAAACACGTTGGGCAGCCCGCCCATGTCACAGGCACCCTGGACATTGTTCTGGCCGCGCAAAGGATTGATCCCGCCGCCTTTGACACCGACATTGCCGCAGAGCATGGCCAGGTTGCAGCAGGACTTGACGTTGTCCACACCCGTGGTGTGCTGGGTAATGCCCATGGCATACAGCAACGCGGCCGGAGAGTTTTGGGAATACAGTTCAGCCATGCGGATGATATCTTCAGGGTCCACCCCCGTGATGTCAGACACCCGCTTTGGGGTGTACGTGTCAATGACGGCCTTGAATGCATCAAAGTCCTCACACCGGTCTGCAATATAATCGGGATGGTGCCATTGATTCTGGATGATGACATGCATCATGCCGTTGAGCAGTGCCACATCCGATCCCAGCCGGTGGTTCACGGACAGGTCTGCCAGCCTTGCCAGCTGAATGTTGCGGGGATCCGCCACAATCAGTTTGGCTCCGTTTTCCTTCGCTTGGATAATCCGGCTGGCAATCAGGGGATGACAGGCCGTGGTATTGGATCCGATCACAAAAATGGCTTTGGAATCATGCTCAAACTCCGCAATGGAGTTGGTCATGGCCCCGCTTCCGAAAGCAGCGGCAAGACCTGCCACTGTGGAAGAATGTCACAGCCGGGCGCAGTGATCCACATTATTGGTGCCGATCACGGCGCGTGTCAATTTCTGGGCCAGATAATTTTCTTCATTGGTAATCTTGGCAGACACCAGGACCCCGATTGAATCCGGGCCGTGTTCTTCTTTAATTCGGGTGAACCGGCGGGCCGCCTGATTCACTGCTTCATCCCAGGTGGCTTTTTCCAGGCGGCCATTTTCTCTGACCAGCGGGCCTTTCAGCCGCATATAGCTGTTGATGTATTCATGCAGGTTCCATCCTTTAATACACAGTTTCCCCTGGTTTACGGGATGGGATTTTAATGGCAGCGTGCGGTTGATCCTGCCGTCAATGACTTCAAACAGGACCCCGCAGCCCGTGCCGCAATATGAACAGACTGAAGGTACAAATTCACAGTCCATGATCGATCTCCTCGTATTAAACATCCATAGGTGCAGGTGTCAGTTCAACTGTTTTTCCGATAATGGAAAAGGGTGATTTTTCAATATGATCTCCGGGCACGTACCCGAAGATATCGAACACGGCATCGTTGACTTCCCGGTACAGCATGCGCAAAGGAATATGTGCCGGGCAGGCGTCTTCGCACAGACCGCAGTCAATGCACCGCCCGGCCATGTGGGTGGCCCGGATCAAATGGAAAATCGGCACCTCGGGCGGGAGCACACCCGGCTCGACCAGGTTCGGATGCTCCAGGCTGCATTCCTTGCAGAAACAGACGGGACAGACATTCCGGCATCCATAGCATTTGATGCATTTTTGAAACTCATACATCCACCGGGACAAGCGGTCTTGGGAATCATGCTCTGCCATAAAATCCTTTGGGCTGTCATTATAGTCGATCCCGTGGGCTTTTTTATATTCACCCGTGGTTTTCGGTTTGAGATAGGAACAGTCCCCGTGGGTTGACAATGAAGACGGGCAGCAGTTAACCGTCAAAGTTTCAATATTTTCCGGGTTCAGCTGATCCCAGATGTACAACAGATTCAATGCCCGCTGGCTGCAGTCCCGGGTCAGGATACCGATTTTCAGTGTCGGGTCCTTCTGGGCCAGATCACAGGCGATTTTTTCCAGAGGATACCGGTTGAGGCTGATTTCAAGCTGGTCCAGATCGTCTACATGCGCTTTTGTAAACCCGTGGGGAATCTGGTGGCCGTCCAGTTTGCGATATCCCAGGAAGATGTCCACCCTGTCCTGCAACAGGAGCTCTTTTGCCGCTTTTACCATATCCATATTTTAACCTGCCTTTTTCATCTCATTGATGGCCCGCAGCGGGTTGGGGCCCATGTTCCGGATTTTTTCAGTGAATTTTGTCACCACATCCACATATTTCTGGGCTTCGGCGGAAGAGATCCATTCCAGGTGAAGCCGGCCTTCCAGCCCCATGAATTTCAACAGTTCCTGAACAAAAGCGATGCGCTTTAACGTCATGTGATTACCATACAGGTAATGACAGTCACCGATATGTCATCCGCCCACCAGAACGCCGTCCACATTGTTTTGAAAGGCTCTGAGAATGTGATGGGGGGAAACGGATGCCGAACACATCACCCGCACGGGTATGATATTGGGCGGGTATTCCAGCCGGGATACCCCGGCCAGATCGGCTGCCCCATAGGTACACCAGTTACACATAAAGGCAATAATTTTGGGTTCAAATATATCTGTTTTCACTGGATTGATTCCTTTATCATTTATGCGCCCATGGCGCTTTTAATCTGGGCATAAATCTGCTCATTGTTAAACCCTTCCAGGGTCAGGGCCTCGGATGGACATGCCGCGGCACAGGCACCGCATCCTTTACACAGGGCCGCATTGATATTGACCACATGTTTTTTTTCATCC
Above is a window of Desulfotignum balticum DSM 7044 DNA encoding:
- a CDS encoding 4Fe-4S binding protein, coding for MDMVKAAKELLLQDRVDIFLGYRKLDGHQIPHGFTKAHVDDLDQLEISLNRYPLEKIACDLAQKDPTLKIGILTRDCSQRALNLLYIWDQLNPENIETLTVNCCPSSLSTHGDCSYLKPKTTGEYKKAHGIDYNDSPKDFMAEHDSQDRLSRWMYEFQKCIKCYGCRNVCPVCFCKECSLEHPNLVEPGVLPPEVPIFHLIRATHMAGRCIDCGLCEDACPAHIPLRMLYREVNDAVFDIFGYVPGDHIEKSPFSIIGKTVELTPAPMDV
- the fdhF gene encoding formate dehydrogenase subunit alpha; its protein translation is MDCEFVPSVCSYCGTGCGVLFEVIDGRINRTLPLKSHPVNQGKLCIKGWNLHEYINSYMRLKGPLVRENGRLEKATWDEAVNQAARRFTRIKEEHGPDSIGVLVSAKITNEENYLAQKLTRAVIGTNNVDHCARLUHSSTVAGLAAAFGSGAMTNSIAEFEHDSKAIFVIGSNTTACHPLIASRIIQAKENGAKLIVADPRNIQLARLADLSVNHRLGSDVALLNGMMHVIIQNQWHHPDYIADRCEDFDAFKAVIDTYTPKRVSDITGVDPEDIIRMAELYSQNSPAALLYAMGITQHTTGVDNVKSCCNLAMLCGNVGVKGGGINPLRGQNNVQGACDMGGLPNVFTGYQPVSDPGVNKKFSDAWGVELSSTPGLTITDMIEAIDQKKIKAMYIIGENPKLSDPDWNHLNHALKKLEFLLVQDIFLSETAQSADVIFASAALGERDGTFTNTERRCMRARKAQDPVGNTLPDWQIISRLSSAMGYAMDYDSAEEIFDEITGLTEKSYGGMTYERLGINGLQWPCPSKDHPGTPYLHKETFARGKGKFHAIEYKDPAELACEEYPFLLTTGRMFAHFHTGTMTRVSRHLDVEQKTGYVEIHPDDAMRIKVKSNDPVLLTSRRGQMEVPARITTDVMPGNLFLPIHFGENPTNILTSSNAFDPLAKIPEFKVGAVRIERLIQ
- a CDS encoding hydrogenase iron-sulfur subunit yields the protein MCNWCTYGAADLAGVSRLEYPPNIIPVRVMCSASVSPHHILRAFQNNVDGVLVGGUHIGDCHYLYGNHMTLKRIAFVQELLKFMGLEGRLHLEWISSAEAQKYVDVVTKFTEKIRNMGPNPLRAINEMKKAG